aaaaaaatacgaagatTTCTTCTGCCTGTTAGGAGCAAGGGTTCAATACAAATTACATCGTAAGGACAACAATCTACTGAATGTAAAGCAAATGGAAGAATGCACTGTAATCTGGTGCAGAAATATTCCTCTGTCATATTAGTAATGGAAATAGATTACATAAGAAACCTATAAGCGAGCCGCGGGAGCAGAAGCTAGGTCAGGGTCAGAAGCACTGGGAGGTGCGTGGGTTGACCACTTGCTTGTCTGCTGGCCGCCAGCAATGAGACTTCCTGAAATCAGCTACTATTGGGTCTGGCGTTCTTCATCTCAACTGGCACCAGCCCCTTGATCGGTCTGATCATGAATGAAGTAGTGGGAGAAGGAGAAAAGGGGGGAGTAGAGAGTTGGCGGGGAGAGGAAAGACTGCAAGGGCTGTGCGGGTGGAGACCTCTGCAAAGAAGCAAGAGTGAAGAAGAGAAGGTGTCTGCCATCTCTTTGAAGTGCTGCTAAAGGCAGTTATAGGCCGTGGTGACTTGTCCCTGGCCTTCAACTTTACTACTCAGCTCTTCTCTTGCCACAAGCTTTGAATGAGCTTTTGAGGCTTCgtgaaaatgtttcattccCGAGTGTAAAGGGTTAGCTTGCTTGTCAGAACAGGTTTTGAAAGATGCACTCGAGAGTCCTTTGCTCTGTGAAGGACTTTGAAACGACAATTGAGTCCCTACACTTACTGATGTCTGGACGATGAACTAACGCACCGCATGGTGCGCCTCGTATTAACTGCCAGTGACATGGGGGAGATACAGGTGagttttctgatgatgatgatcatcatcatgatcatgatcatgatcatgatcatgatcacggacagaagaacaaacaaaaatatacgaATGActgaaggataaacaacagtactgatgacgaataaaagacaaatacaaaaaaaaacaaggactgagagtataataattttgcaaaaggaaggcaAGCAGGGAAGTAGCAACAACCAGAAAAAAGGAGGAATGGTATGAAAAAGACTAGCAttggtgtcacgtgatcttcacacatacaaaatatctttgacCTTCGTGAAAACAATTTGAGCTGGTGGCATTGTGTCCATGGGCTAGTTTTCATCAAGATACTCCTCTTCAAATAGCCAAAGTAAAGCAACAAGTGTCTTTGTAGTACCACAGGAAAGAAAGTGGGACAAGTAAAACATTGCGACCTAACCAAAACCAAactcatttcttttcctttttaagaCTGTCATCTGTAATGATAACAGGAGTCTAGAATTTATCCTTCCTAGCACACATATACAAGGGAGGTAATACCAGAACAACCCGTATGTGTAGCAACTTGATTATAGCCCTTTATTGAACAATGCACTGCTTTGTTAcggtatttttgtttgtttcacaaGTAAAGTTAGTGGAAAAATCCGCACAGATGCCATGAGTCCACTATAGAGAGCAGGACGATACGTATTGTTATGGCGTAAAAATTCTTCTACCAATTTAATGGCATCTTCTAACTTTTTCGACATCTCTTTCTCCACTTGCAGAACCTTCAAGTCCCTGGTCGACCTAGTGCCTGCCTAACACGTTCCTGAAACTGAAACAGCGGACTTATTCTGCAGGCTGAATGAGATGCTGAGTTTCTTCAGTGACACGTCCTGGCATTCTGGTGCCATGGCCACGACCATGTCCTCTTTGCTTTGAATATGATCAAAGTACGATCAAATTTTGTTTAGACTGTTAAGGGTagctgacagaaaaatgtttggcTAAAAAAATCTGCTGGACAAATATTACACATCTTCGCATTATTATTTGTGCTTCACTGCAAGAACATCAGGTTAAAATCCAGAGAAAATTTGCAACAACCAGCCTTTCTACGTATCAGTAATAAAAGTTTCACTCAACGCTGTATTTTTCggtaaaactttttattttacatagcCGACAGTTAGAATCACTttgagctttatttttttaaaagcttttttctatttaaagtaCGTGATGGATGGTagacacaaaaacacttttaagtGGCCCTCCACTAAATATCTAGAGAAGTCTTTTGCTTAAGGTGTCCAGTTTATTAGTCTACCTCTTAGAAGGTAAGATGTAACCAACTGGCGACCCGATGTACTTCTCGATGTAATCCTTGACGTCCTTCCTCAAGTCGTTATCTTCACTAGATTCATGGGGGAGCACAGGAAAGTAACTGGTGTACTGCGATATAGTTTGAAGTTCACTCAGCCGTTTGGGGCTTCCTTGTCCTagtgtcatctctctctccacatgCAGGACATCCGTGTCACAAGTGGAACTCAGCGCCCGTTCAGCACGGTCTTGGAGCTGGACCAGAGCGTTGAGGCGCTTTTTCACTGGTTCTGCATCACCTGCCACCTTGGTGTCCGACATTTTCTCCAGATTTTTCAGAGCCCAGTCGCGGTATGCTCCTGCCAGGGCAACCACACGATCGTGTCGGGCCTGGACCTGGTTGGCATGAAACAGTCAAAGTTAGCTTTCATCTCATGTGGGGGAgattttgttgatgatgaatCTGTGTTCATAGCGAAAACACTCTACagctttttaataaatattataaatattaaacaaactTTGGAGTAATCTAAAGGTGGGATTTCATTTTTGCCAGTGTATCAATGTTTAAACAGGGAAAGAatatccaaaacaaacaaaaaatttgaaaattttgcaGAGAAGCATGATGCATTGATAGACTCACTTTGTCTCGGACAAACTTCTCCCTTTCTTCAAGTATCATCACCTTCTGCTCCATATTTTTGATACAGGCACGCAGGCGAGGTAACTccttttttatcttctctttgcCTTCAGCAGCGACCTCCGACAGGTCTTGGGTGAAGTGCCCCTCATGTCTGGTCAGCTTGCACCTGATACAGATAACTTGGTCACACTGCCTACACTGGAAGATGACACGTTCCTCGCCATGCACGTGACACATCATGTGACCCTCAGCGAGGTCACGGACCCCTCCGGCAGGCATCTCAGATGAAGAGTTACAAACAGGACACAAGATGACTTTCTTATGTCCCCCTACCTTCTCTTCCAGACACTTCAGGCAGAAGCTGTGTTTGCAGGACAGGACGCAGGGTGAGGTGGGAACTGCTTGACACACGGAGCACACAGCTGTGGACGACGAGCCCCCCATGTTGGTGTGTCCACAGGTTCCAGTCTCTCAGTGGTTCTGTGAGAATGTCGTATGGAAGATAAGGACAATGCAAGCATGTGGACAGGTCAATTCCCAATAGTTTCGTGTGTTGGAATAAATCAAgctacactcacacacagccACCTAAGCATCCACTTTCTCTCTTTAGCAcgcacagacacgcacgcacacagcacttaaatgaaaataatcaaaaggaaagtaaaatatCCGTCCTTGTTTCTAGGAatgaaaagataagaaatagCGGACGTGTATCAGGAACGTGTTGACAATGGCTGTCACCCTTccacaccacaaccaccaccgaCAACTACAACCTCTTCCCTGCGTTTATCGTGAGATTTTAGGtttgtattatttcattattcacTTTGAATTCTTCCGATCTGCAGAATAGAGGatggaaactttttaaaaaatcacgtacatgttcaaaaatatttcctcaGTTACAGCAGACGTGTTGAGGTCATGGCCGTGTTTAGTCCTCACGTGTATGAGCTCGTGTTACTGGGGTGGGATGGTTTCGGATGTGTCTGACTACAAATGTTCCTTGGTACAACTGTACTGCCAGCAGTATGTATCTGTGATTCAAGGATCACATGCCAGGGGTAGTATAAGATACTTTGTAAACAGCCCTCTTCTGCTCTCAAGATAGTATGCAACAAAATTGAGAAGGGTCAAGAACGAGTCAAGACTGTGACCTCACACTAACAAAGACATTTATCTTACAAAGGTCACGGACAAATGGAGAGCTTGGAATTCAAATGTTTTTGGTCTCTAATAGACTTGATACTGCGAGGAGAACTGAGCAAGACCAACATAATGCTACGGGATCATCTGTTTACAGCAAACATGGAGATAACGGTAACAATATTGtcagagaaaatatttcctCATTTCTACATCTGTATCCAAATGTAGATTTTATGCGAGATgttatgacattttattttatagcacCGGGTACTATACCTCTGCCCTGCGTCTCACAAGCCTGCTACCTAAGGTTTGCGATGCAAGATCCTATTCATATTTCCATAGCTACAATCGTCTAGTCGTTGGTAAATGGTAGCAAAATTATTGCATATCTTACCCCACGAGAAACAAAGCACAATCGTCGACCTCGTCTTTTCAGTATTAAGGAAACTGGAAGTCGACCGGCAAGCACATGGACTCGTTATCTAGCTGTTCAACATTTCGAAACGCTTGTCTTCAGCCGGATTGCACCGGTTGATGTGAACAACACCGGGAAGTAAAGGGGTCAGTTTATCTGCGCTTTGACGTAGGATAAGAAGTAAGACCCTTATCTGCAGATCACGTGATGCCAAACGGCGAAATACAAGTTACTACTACAGGGTGGCCAATTTTATAGACCAGTTTGAACGgtttgagttgttttttttttgttttttttttttttttttttttgatatatcagtagatataggggataaacctaacctgtaaatttcagccttcaaaacccattcgttaattaattatctgctatgattcgcacctgcgatcaacgagcgccgtaacagtgtactacgtcacgttggtacaccattcacaacattgcctgcagtcaacaccaataagagagagagaatgagcgacatcTTGGATTATTCGTTTTTACATCATATCCTGAACATCGGAGCTAAGTTAAAAACCCATGTATCATTCCAAAACCGTGAATTGATTCAGGTGCATCAAATCAGGAAACAGGCACAAGCATGTTTATGTAGGTAATTCTCGATGAAACTGTCTTAGACTCAACCGGAAATACTACACTTAAGAACTTGTCCATCGCCACACCCTATTAACAAGTTGCCTTCTAGGTCAAGGTTCAAGGCTGTGGGTCGCACGATGTCTCCACTTCCAGGCAGGTAACTGACGAAGTCGCACCTGCCGCTGTCCACTTTTGTCACGTGAACGCAGTCGTTCATCCAATCAGCAATCAGCAGCCTGCCGTCGTTACAGAAGCAGACGTCGGTTGGGAAGAACTGTTGGCTTGGTGGTGTATAGGTCATCAAGGACTCGTCTTGTCCTCGGCTGAACACGGACACGAACCGAGTCGCTATCCAGTCATCTGTTTCGACATCTCTCGTCGTCTGTATGTTGTCGTCCTCGCTGTTGTTCTTCTCATCGATGACGCAAAACAATTCTCCAGATTTGTTAGCATCGAAGTTGTGCACTGTGTTGACTTTAGGGCGCATCAAAACATCACCGGAAAGGCATATTTCCCTTCCATCATCAAAAACTACCTTCACTGGTTGTATGGAGCAGTCACGTGTTCTGCAGCTCTGACATATTAGAAAAGTGCTGTCACCTTTAGAGCCAAAACGTTTTTCTGGTGAAGTCCCAAGCATTGCAAAAGCTTTACGTGTGATGAAAGAACTTTTTCTACCCATTTGCACTTCCTTGACAATCTTACCATCGGGCATAACTGTTCGCATCTTGTCTCTCTGCCAGCTCTCTCTCGGTCCCCCGTAAAACACATCGACACATCTATCCTCCTTTTCTCGGACAGCCCGCACTTCAAAACATTCCTCTTTTTCACCACAGCGAACGATGCAgaccatgtttattttgtcttgcGACGGAAAAGTCAGAATCACTGGTAAACCGATAAACTTTTGAATGTattgttcagttttgttattataGTCACCGTGAAGCACAGGCCGGGAGGTAGTGTTCGGGAGTTCATCCTCCATGCGTGTCGCACATGCTTATCTTAGACAGCAAACCTTATTCTCCTTCGCTTAACAATTCCTTCTTCAGCTGCAGGACCTCGGTGCTGTACGCAGAACTCAGTGTCTGCCATGCACGTGCTCGAAGCCTTGTCAAACAATTCAATGTGTCTTGTATCCGTCTTGTATCAGCAGCCAGTTCTTCTTCCAGTCCGTCCgatcttctctctcttctcgaATTTCGAGTTTTTGCAGTGCTTGGTCTCGAAGGAATCCTGCCATGGTCACAACTTTGTCATATCTGGCTTGAATCTGAcggaaatataaataaataaataaataaataaataaaagccttCATAAAGTTTGGGACTTTTCCAACTTTCATAATTTCATCAAGTGGACAAATCTTGAAAAGATTAACATGTCCGAGTGaattttgcatatttaaattattttttaaaaccttccCTTGTTGTTCATATACCTCTAGGGATTGTTTACCTGTTTGGCCAACGCCTCTCTCTTCTCTTGTGCTCTCTTTTcgttgttttgaaacatttctgcCCTTTGTGTTGTACGTTGAATGCAGTCATCCAAATAATGTAGATCGTTTTCTATCTGCTTCTTACATCGAAGAAGGGTGCTGGTGATGTCTTCAGACAGGTGTCCGTCGTGTGTGGTGACCTTACATCTTATACACATGACTTGGTCGCACTCCTGACAGTACAGAGTCACGTGCTCGTTGTCATGGACAGGACACGTTTCATGACCTTTAACCCTGCGCTCATTctccagcttttcctcggagaGGTAGAAGTTCATCTGAAGGTTTTCCACCCCACCGGCAGGTAGCTTGGTCGGAGCTTTACACGTAGGACAGCGAATCACACTTCCTTGCTTGTTTGCCAAGTCATGAGGCACTTTGAACAAAATGAATGATGACAGTGAAGTAATCGTGGTGACTTGTAAACTTCTTTGCAGACTGAGCAGTTCAAAATGTTGCTCTCAGCAGATGAGGCCGTGGCTCCCATGTCGTAATGCCAAATGTTTAACTCTTCCCTTTAAATTTCTGTAAAGAAttctttctggaaaaaatcAACAGAAGTAAACTGTGTAGAATTACACTTctgatttcattttaattttcttaaaaacataaCTAATTGTAAAACTatgcaaagaagaaaagaccAGATCGAACCAAAGGTTGTAAACCCAATCTTCGTCTTCTAAGGGTCCTAAGGGTTGCAATTTACTCAAACAGAAATTGGATAATAAGTCAAATAGAGAGGGATATAAGCAGATTAACGAGTAACTAACGTCCGACcacacagtaaacacactaatttaaaaaatattaacttctTCAGTGTGTGCCTTCAGTATGACAGTCTGTAACTGGCTTCACTTACCATCTCGTATGTCCGGGCAAAGTGTCCCTAGTCCGCTGGGTGTTCAAAGGTTTCTTTCACCGCCTGTGTTCATACAGCCTGGTGTACTGTTCTATATTTCGCTCCCGACCTCGAAT
The Pomacea canaliculata isolate SZHN2017 linkage group LG2, ASM307304v1, whole genome shotgun sequence genome window above contains:
- the LOC112558012 gene encoding tripartite motif-containing protein 2-like; amino-acid sequence: MGGSSSTAVCSVCQAVPTSPCVLSCKHSFCLKCLEEKVGGHKKVILCPVCNSSSEMPAGGVRDLAEGHMMCHVHGEERVIFQCRQCDQVICIRCKLTRHEGHFTQDLSEVAAEGKEKIKKELPRLRACIKNMEQKVMILEEREKFVRDKVQARHDRVVALAGAYRDWALKNLEKMSDTKVAGDAEPVKKRLNALVQLQDRAERALSSTCDTDVLHVEREMTLGQGSPKRLSELQTISQYTSYFPVLPHESSEDNDLRKDVKDYIEKYIGSPVGYILPSKR
- the LOC112555400 gene encoding E3 ubiquitin-protein ligase TRIM33-like is translated as MNFYLSEEKLENERRVKGHETCPVHDNEHVTLYCQECDQVMCIRCKVTTHDGHLSEDITSTLLRCKKQIENDLHYLDDCIQRTTQRAEMFQNNEKRAQEKREALAKQIQARYDKVVTMAGFLRDQALQKLEIREEREDRTDWKKNWLLIQDGYKTH